The following are encoded together in the Tepidiforma bonchosmolovskayae genome:
- a CDS encoding Gfo/Idh/MocA family protein, whose amino-acid sequence MPVPVVGLIGCGHIGRFHSRNLRGAIRSGVVEARYVAVCDRDRARAEAFAGIVGAELVTDNAPELLDYPGLTAVYICTETAEHPALVAEAARRGLDVFCEKPLARTLPEVEAMVEAVEGAGVVNQVGLVLRYSPVLTVLADLMRDPGLGPFLTAHLRDDQFFPVRGHYNSSWRGSFDRAGGGTLIEHSIHDVDVFRWLFGEISAVRCHTREVTPGHPGVEDVALVTFQHAGGHQTTLTSVWHGLDDRPSTRFLEVFFEGGYFATEHDFVGPIRVQGRSGPVRELSADEVFERYVALAGLNEAEAPLARAGMMEDVAFLQCAAARRPAFPDFRTALAAHRVVDACYRSAREGREVRLDSPGR is encoded by the coding sequence TTGCCAGTTCCAGTCGTCGGGCTCATCGGCTGCGGCCATATTGGCCGCTTTCATTCGCGCAATTTGCGGGGTGCCATCCGCTCGGGCGTCGTCGAGGCACGGTACGTCGCAGTCTGCGACCGCGACCGCGCGCGTGCGGAGGCGTTTGCGGGCATCGTCGGTGCGGAGCTGGTCACCGACAACGCGCCGGAGCTGCTGGACTATCCCGGGTTGACCGCTGTGTACATCTGCACGGAGACGGCCGAACACCCGGCGCTGGTCGCGGAGGCGGCCCGGCGGGGACTCGACGTTTTCTGCGAGAAGCCGCTCGCGCGGACGCTGCCGGAGGTGGAGGCGATGGTGGAGGCGGTCGAGGGCGCGGGAGTCGTTAACCAGGTGGGGCTGGTGCTGCGGTACTCCCCGGTGCTGACCGTGCTGGCCGACCTGATGCGCGACCCCGGGCTCGGGCCGTTCCTGACGGCCCACCTGCGGGATGACCAGTTCTTCCCGGTCCGCGGGCATTACAACAGCAGCTGGCGGGGCAGCTTCGACCGCGCCGGCGGCGGGACGCTCATTGAGCATTCGATTCACGACGTGGACGTGTTCCGCTGGCTGTTCGGCGAAATTTCGGCGGTGCGATGCCACACACGGGAGGTGACGCCGGGGCACCCGGGGGTCGAGGACGTGGCGCTGGTGACATTCCAGCACGCCGGCGGACACCAGACGACGCTGACATCGGTGTGGCACGGACTCGACGACCGTCCCTCGACGCGGTTCCTGGAGGTGTTCTTCGAGGGCGGGTACTTCGCGACTGAGCACGACTTCGTCGGCCCGATCCGCGTGCAGGGGCGCAGCGGGCCGGTGCGCGAACTGAGCGCCGACGAGGTGTTCGAGCGGTATGTCGCGCTGGCCGGTCTGAACGAGGCGGAGGCGCCGCTCGCCCGGGCGGGGATGATGGAAGACGTCGCGTTTCTGCAGTGCGCGGCGGCGCGGCGGCCCGCGTTTCCCGACTTCCGAACGGCGCTGGCCGCCCACCGGGTGGTCGATGCGTGCTACCGGAGCGCCCGGGAGGGCAGAGAGGTGCGGCTGGATTCGCCGGGGCGCTGA
- the ctaD gene encoding cytochrome c oxidase subunit I yields MTSIAIPRPAYAERPWILDWLTTVDHKKLGILYLYTTMFFFAVGGILALLVRTQLAVADNTFVNNDAYNQIFTMHASAMLFLFIIPVWAGFGNYIVPLQIGAADMAFPRINALSFWLIPPAGLLMFSGFLFGGASDVGWTAYSPLARGTGVGLDLWIIAVIILGVSSTIGAANFMVTMFRMRAPGMTMFRMPIFCWTMLVTAVLQLLATPVLASGLAMLYIDRNFGGSFFDPNGGGNAVLWQNIFWFYSHPAVYIMILPGMGIISEILPVFARKPLFGYKAFVFATMGIGGLGFSVWAHHMFTTGAVLKPWFGFMTFMIGVPTGVKMFNWLGTLWRGSITFEAPMLFALGFLSMFLIGGINGTFSAAVPVDFAIHDTYFVVAHIHYVLFGGAVFAVFAGLYYWFPKIWGRRLDERLARIHFALQFIGFNLAFFPMHLLGLDGMPRRIATYSASSGWETLNLISTIGAFLIGVAMIPFIINVVMAFMRPKDQPNDPWQGNTLEWWTSSPPPVHNFDDLPEVHSERPLWDLRHGKAAH; encoded by the coding sequence ATGACCAGCATCGCAATCCCACGACCGGCGTATGCCGAACGGCCCTGGATCCTCGACTGGTTGACGACGGTCGACCACAAGAAGCTGGGGATCCTCTACCTCTACACGACGATGTTCTTCTTCGCCGTGGGCGGCATCCTCGCCCTGCTGGTGCGGACGCAGCTGGCGGTGGCGGACAACACGTTCGTGAACAACGACGCGTACAACCAGATCTTCACGATGCACGCGTCGGCGATGCTCTTCCTGTTCATCATCCCGGTGTGGGCGGGCTTCGGGAACTACATCGTCCCGCTGCAGATCGGCGCCGCGGACATGGCGTTTCCGCGCATCAACGCCCTCTCGTTCTGGCTGATTCCGCCGGCCGGGCTTCTGATGTTCTCCGGCTTCCTCTTCGGCGGCGCTTCGGATGTGGGCTGGACGGCGTACAGCCCGCTCGCACGGGGCACCGGCGTGGGGCTCGACCTCTGGATTATCGCGGTCATCATCCTCGGCGTGTCGTCGACCATCGGCGCAGCGAACTTCATGGTGACGATGTTCCGGATGCGCGCGCCGGGGATGACGATGTTCCGGATGCCGATCTTCTGCTGGACGATGCTGGTCACCGCGGTGCTCCAGCTCCTGGCGACCCCAGTGCTGGCCTCGGGGCTGGCGATGCTGTACATCGACCGGAACTTCGGCGGTTCCTTCTTCGACCCGAACGGGGGCGGGAACGCGGTCCTCTGGCAGAACATCTTCTGGTTCTACTCGCACCCGGCCGTCTACATCATGATTCTCCCCGGCATGGGCATCATCTCGGAAATCCTGCCCGTGTTCGCGCGGAAGCCGCTGTTCGGCTACAAGGCGTTCGTCTTTGCGACGATGGGGATCGGCGGCCTGGGCTTTAGCGTGTGGGCGCACCACATGTTCACGACGGGCGCGGTGCTGAAGCCGTGGTTCGGGTTCATGACGTTCATGATCGGCGTGCCGACGGGCGTCAAGATGTTCAACTGGCTGGGCACGCTCTGGCGGGGCTCGATTACGTTCGAGGCGCCGATGCTGTTCGCGCTCGGCTTCCTGAGCATGTTCCTCATCGGGGGGATCAACGGGACGTTCTCAGCTGCGGTGCCGGTCGACTTCGCGATTCACGACACGTACTTCGTGGTCGCGCACATCCACTACGTGCTGTTCGGCGGGGCCGTCTTTGCGGTGTTCGCCGGGCTGTACTACTGGTTCCCGAAAATCTGGGGCAGGCGGCTCGATGAACGCCTGGCGCGGATCCACTTCGCGCTGCAGTTCATCGGGTTCAACCTCGCGTTCTTCCCAATGCACTTGCTCGGCCTGGACGGGATGCCGCGGCGGATTGCGACCTACTCGGCGAGCAGCGGGTGGGAGACGCTGAATCTGATTTCGACCATCGGCGCGTTCCTCATCGGCGTCGCCATGATTCCGTTCATCATCAACGTGGTGATGGCCTTCATGCGGCCGAAGGACCAGCCGAACGACCCGTGGCAGGGGAACACGCTGGAGTGGTGGACGAGCTCGCCGCCGCCCGTGCACAACTTCGATGACCTGCCGGAAGTGCACTCCGAGCGGCCGCTCTGGGATCTGCGCCACGGCAAGGCGGCCCATTAA
- a CDS encoding M23 family metallopeptidase: MATRRRVLAALGIGLALPLPAIARLARGERTPGIAAERQSGLPHRVVLPLVGTDGPRPEVRLSFRTPYQGGAIYVEVRHGVSGSVRLFGRTSPLSPGPAGVEGFVGIAVLDPPGPATLEVTATDVAGGTFRFAEPITVRATQWTSDDIWLPPPDPNAPPPKEPPLEPEQPRLDALYAAVTPRQWTLPFIIPIELGGDVWVSGYFGEQRSFNGGPRTGHHGGTDIAAPAGTPVRSTNHGTVVMSELTLVRGNLVVVDHGGGILSCYGHLSERTVAVGQTVRRGEVVGRVGSTGLSSGPHLHWELSVAGVLVDGLRWLDGTQGF, encoded by the coding sequence ATGGCAACCCGACGGCGGGTCCTCGCAGCGCTGGGGATCGGGCTGGCGCTGCCGCTGCCGGCCATAGCCCGGCTTGCGCGCGGCGAGCGGACGCCCGGCATCGCCGCCGAACGGCAGTCGGGACTGCCGCATCGTGTTGTGCTGCCCCTGGTGGGCACCGATGGACCCCGTCCGGAGGTGCGGCTCTCCTTTCGAACGCCGTACCAGGGCGGGGCGATCTACGTGGAGGTCCGGCATGGGGTTTCCGGGAGCGTGCGGCTCTTCGGGCGAACATCGCCCCTGAGCCCGGGGCCGGCCGGCGTCGAGGGGTTCGTGGGCATTGCCGTCCTGGACCCGCCGGGACCGGCCACGCTCGAGGTCACTGCGACCGACGTGGCCGGCGGGACCTTCCGGTTCGCCGAACCGATCACCGTGCGGGCAACGCAGTGGACCTCCGACGACATCTGGCTGCCGCCGCCGGATCCGAACGCACCGCCGCCGAAGGAGCCGCCCCTGGAGCCGGAGCAGCCGCGGCTGGATGCGCTGTACGCCGCGGTAACCCCGAGACAGTGGACCCTGCCGTTCATCATTCCCATCGAACTCGGCGGGGACGTTTGGGTCAGCGGGTACTTCGGGGAGCAGCGGTCGTTCAACGGCGGGCCGCGTACGGGGCATCATGGCGGGACGGACATCGCCGCGCCGGCGGGCACGCCGGTCCGTTCGACAAACCACGGCACGGTCGTGATGTCGGAGCTGACGCTGGTGCGGGGCAACCTGGTGGTGGTGGACCACGGCGGCGGGATCCTGTCGTGCTACGGGCATCTTTCGGAGCGGACCGTTGCAGTTGGGCAGACGGTGCGGCGCGGGGAGGTCGTGGGGCGTGTGGGCTCGACAGGGCTTTCGAGCGGCCCCCACCTCCACTGGGAGCTGAGCGTGGCCGGGGTACTGGTCGACGGCCTGCGCTGGCTGGACGGAACCCAGGGATTCTAG
- a CDS encoding COX15/CtaA family protein: MARETQARDRLLEQSPGAGNAARKARLQGMNLAQRLAILTAIMTVVLIGVGAFVRATGSGLGCPDWPLCHGQPVPPGHQEAWIEFSHRFVASIVGLLVIAVAAAAWKYYRHVPLIVWVATATVPLVGFQGLLGAITVVRELPPEIVATHLVTAMVVLACITLVAVAMWMEDERHRETVGRFREAARVPGAWALAGLGWLAVTFWIGGYMAESGASTACSGWPLCNGGVLPGADDQEITHMLHRYLAGAFVFFVVPALVTAWRRRDQLPWARPYVAALGGLYAMQVLVGALNVWYTFPDPLTVAHTAIAACIWGVLAAGAALGFYQPYRAAAARPLPRAEAPA; the protein is encoded by the coding sequence ATGGCGAGGGAAACGCAGGCGCGGGACCGCCTGCTGGAGCAGAGCCCGGGGGCCGGCAATGCCGCCAGAAAGGCACGATTGCAGGGCATGAATCTCGCGCAGCGCCTGGCAATTCTCACCGCGATCATGACCGTCGTCCTCATCGGCGTCGGGGCGTTCGTCCGGGCGACCGGCTCGGGGCTTGGATGCCCGGACTGGCCGCTCTGCCACGGGCAGCCCGTGCCGCCGGGCCACCAGGAGGCCTGGATCGAGTTCTCCCACCGGTTCGTGGCCTCGATCGTCGGGCTGCTGGTCATCGCCGTCGCAGCGGCGGCGTGGAAGTACTACCGGCACGTGCCTCTGATCGTGTGGGTGGCGACCGCCACGGTTCCGCTGGTCGGCTTCCAGGGGCTTCTCGGGGCGATCACGGTTGTCCGCGAGCTGCCGCCGGAGATTGTCGCCACGCACCTGGTGACGGCGATGGTCGTGCTGGCGTGCATCACGCTGGTCGCCGTCGCGATGTGGATGGAGGACGAGCGGCACCGGGAGACGGTTGGGCGGTTCCGGGAAGCCGCGCGGGTGCCGGGCGCCTGGGCGCTGGCGGGGCTCGGCTGGCTGGCAGTGACCTTCTGGATCGGCGGGTACATGGCCGAAAGCGGGGCGAGCACGGCCTGCTCGGGCTGGCCGCTCTGCAACGGCGGGGTGCTGCCGGGCGCCGACGACCAGGAGATTACCCATATGCTGCACCGGTACCTCGCAGGGGCGTTCGTTTTCTTCGTGGTGCCAGCCCTGGTAACGGCGTGGCGGCGACGGGACCAGCTCCCGTGGGCGCGCCCGTACGTTGCTGCGCTCGGCGGGCTGTACGCGATGCAGGTGCTGGTCGGCGCGCTGAACGTCTGGTACACCTTCCCGGACCCGCTGACGGTTGCCCACACAGCGATTGCAGCGTGCATTTGGGGGGTGCTTGCGGCCGGGGCTGCGCTGGGCTTCTACCAGCCTTACCGGGCAGCGGCTGCGCGGCCGCTGCCGCGGGCTGAGGCGCCGGCATGA
- a CDS encoding MaoC family dehydratase, translating to MTVYDGRDKFGRYYEDFEVGDVYKHWPGKTITEAMDHLFCDITMNHHPLHSDRWYAEEETHFKQNVVVGNLVYSLVLGMSVPDVSGKAIANLEIESLKHLKPTFHGDTIRAETTVLDKKETSDGTRGIVTVETRGFNQRGEEVCYFRRKVMVPKRPAGG from the coding sequence ATGACTGTCTACGATGGCCGGGACAAGTTCGGCCGCTACTACGAGGACTTCGAAGTCGGCGACGTGTACAAGCACTGGCCCGGCAAGACCATCACGGAGGCGATGGACCACCTCTTCTGCGACATCACGATGAACCACCACCCGCTGCACAGCGACCGGTGGTACGCGGAGGAGGAGACGCATTTCAAGCAGAACGTCGTGGTGGGCAACCTCGTCTACTCGCTGGTGCTGGGGATGAGCGTGCCGGACGTCTCGGGCAAGGCGATCGCGAACCTCGAAATCGAGAGCCTGAAGCACCTGAAGCCGACCTTCCACGGCGACACGATCCGGGCCGAGACGACGGTGCTGGACAAAAAGGAGACCTCCGACGGGACGCGCGGGATCGTGACGGTGGAGACACGGGGGTTCAACCAGCGGGGCGAAGAGGTGTGCTACTTCCGCCGGAAGGTGATGGTTCCGAAGCGCCCGGCGGGGGGGTAG
- the coxB gene encoding cytochrome c oxidase subunit II has translation MPSTGKLRVIRRTSLIVSAALLAIATISPALAGWGMPTPITDQAQRIQDLWVFTLIIAVAVFFGVEGALLYAIIRFRKKSDELPKQTHGSMALEIVWTSIPVLIVIALFSYSFIVLRDVEKKASDDALTIDVTGFQFSWEFVYNLNDLGKSTQPNAEGQFSIIGTAANEPTFVIPVGEPVEFRLKSNDVIHSFYLPNFHYKLDVIPGRDNRFVITAKETGEFTGQCAELCGLNHALMRFHVRVVDRNEFDKWVAEQAAANGLSVRQP, from the coding sequence ATGCCGTCAACCGGGAAACTGCGAGTCATTCGCCGCACCAGCCTGATCGTCAGCGCAGCGCTCCTGGCCATCGCAACGATTAGCCCCGCCCTTGCCGGATGGGGGATGCCCACCCCGATTACCGACCAGGCGCAGCGCATCCAGGACCTGTGGGTTTTCACGCTGATCATCGCCGTGGCCGTGTTCTTCGGCGTCGAAGGCGCGCTGCTATACGCCATCATTCGCTTCCGGAAGAAGAGCGACGAACTTCCGAAGCAGACGCACGGCAGCATGGCGCTGGAGATTGTGTGGACGTCGATCCCGGTGCTCATCGTCATCGCGCTGTTCTCGTATTCGTTCATCGTGCTGCGCGACGTGGAGAAGAAGGCATCGGATGATGCGCTTACTATCGATGTGACCGGATTCCAGTTTTCCTGGGAGTTCGTGTACAACCTCAACGACCTCGGGAAGAGCACCCAACCGAACGCGGAGGGGCAGTTCTCCATCATCGGCACCGCCGCAAACGAGCCGACGTTTGTCATCCCCGTTGGCGAACCCGTGGAATTCCGGCTCAAGTCCAACGACGTGATTCACTCGTTCTATCTTCCGAACTTCCACTACAAGCTGGACGTGATACCCGGGCGGGATAACCGGTTCGTGATCACGGCCAAGGAGACAGGCGAGTTTACCGGGCAGTGCGCGGAGCTCTGCGGACTCAATCATGCGCTGATGCGGTTCCACGTGCGGGTGGTGGATCGCAACGAATTCGACAAGTGGGTAGCGGAACAGGCGGCTGCGAACGGGCTGTCGGTCCGCCAGCCGTGA
- a CDS encoding YdbT family protein, with the protein MAAQPNPKKLPFTLQPGEQVLAFVRRHWLYFSLKIAGVVLAGLGGTALGIAAVVMTFGFDGPPGVIAGAVIAAWAVYWAVRAYFTWYRYQNDIWVVTNQRLVDSLKRHWFHHQMASTDLVDVEDLRVERHGLLETVFDFGDVQCQTAGVVQNFVLSGVPKPARLLAVVDGARDAARRSLGPTDTVR; encoded by the coding sequence ATGGCCGCCCAACCGAACCCGAAGAAGCTCCCGTTCACGCTGCAGCCGGGCGAGCAGGTGCTCGCCTTTGTCCGGCGGCACTGGCTGTACTTCTCGCTCAAGATAGCCGGGGTCGTGCTGGCCGGGCTGGGGGGCACCGCACTGGGCATTGCCGCCGTTGTCATGACCTTCGGCTTCGATGGCCCGCCGGGGGTAATTGCCGGCGCGGTCATCGCTGCATGGGCGGTCTACTGGGCAGTGCGCGCCTACTTCACGTGGTACCGGTACCAGAACGATATCTGGGTGGTGACGAACCAGCGGCTGGTCGATTCGCTCAAACGGCACTGGTTCCACCACCAGATGGCCTCGACGGACCTGGTCGACGTCGAAGACCTCCGGGTGGAGCGCCACGGCCTGCTGGAGACCGTGTTCGACTTCGGCGACGTGCAGTGCCAGACGGCCGGAGTTGTGCAGAACTTCGTCCTCTCGGGGGTCCCGAAGCCGGCGCGGCTGCTGGCGGTGGTGGACGGGGCGCGGGATGCGGCGCGGCGCTCGCTCGGGCCGACGGATACGGTCCGCTGA
- a CDS encoding acyl-CoA dehydrogenase family protein, with the protein MARDYAADITDPVAREIVTNVGVWVDREVKPVASQYEHADEFPEPLVKGMADMGLFGIKIPEKYGGLDLSFECYAGVCIELARGWMSLAGIINTHVLVGYAISEYGTEEQKQKYLPKMVAPDIRCALSITEPDAGSDAAAIKTTARRDGDDYIINGQKMWVTNGQRAGVYLVLTKTDPDAQPRHRGITAFLVDAGTPGFTPGRKLEKLGYKGVETTELTFDDARVPATQVLGGKEGQGFQHVMSALEVGRINVAARGVGVAQAAFDEAIRYAQKREAFGKPIFEHQAQQLRLAEMITKIRAARLLTLDAARKKDSGARSDLDAGMAKLFATEIAQECVLDAMRIHGGVGYSKELPLERFYRDAPLMVIAEGTSDIQKIVIARNIVKEYPV; encoded by the coding sequence ATGGCCAGGGATTACGCAGCTGATATCACAGACCCGGTGGCGCGGGAGATCGTCACCAACGTCGGCGTCTGGGTGGACCGGGAGGTGAAGCCGGTCGCCAGCCAGTACGAGCACGCGGACGAGTTCCCGGAGCCGCTTGTGAAGGGCATGGCGGACATGGGGCTCTTCGGGATCAAGATCCCGGAGAAGTACGGCGGACTGGACCTGAGCTTTGAGTGCTACGCGGGCGTGTGCATCGAGCTTGCACGGGGATGGATGAGCCTGGCGGGCATCATCAACACCCACGTGCTGGTGGGCTATGCCATCAGCGAATACGGCACCGAAGAGCAGAAGCAGAAGTACCTGCCGAAGATGGTGGCGCCCGACATCCGGTGCGCGCTCAGCATCACCGAGCCGGACGCGGGTTCGGACGCGGCGGCGATCAAGACGACCGCGCGCCGGGACGGCGACGACTACATCATCAACGGCCAGAAGATGTGGGTGACGAACGGCCAGCGCGCGGGCGTCTACCTCGTCCTGACGAAGACCGACCCGGACGCGCAGCCGCGGCACCGCGGCATCACCGCCTTCCTGGTGGATGCGGGCACGCCCGGCTTTACGCCGGGGCGGAAGCTGGAGAAGCTCGGCTACAAGGGCGTGGAGACGACGGAGCTGACGTTCGACGACGCGCGAGTGCCGGCGACGCAGGTGCTCGGCGGCAAGGAAGGCCAGGGGTTCCAGCACGTGATGAGCGCGCTCGAGGTTGGGCGCATCAACGTTGCGGCCCGCGGCGTCGGGGTAGCGCAGGCAGCCTTCGACGAGGCGATCCGGTATGCGCAGAAGCGGGAGGCGTTCGGCAAACCGATCTTCGAGCACCAGGCGCAGCAGCTCCGGCTGGCCGAGATGATTACGAAGATCCGGGCTGCGCGGCTCCTGACGCTGGATGCCGCGCGGAAGAAGGACTCGGGTGCGCGGAGCGACCTCGACGCGGGAATGGCGAAGCTGTTCGCCACGGAGATCGCGCAGGAGTGCGTACTCGATGCCATGCGGATCCACGGCGGCGTGGGCTACAGCAAGGAGCTTCCGCTGGAGCGGTTCTACCGCGACGCGCCGCTGATGGTGATCGCCGAGGGGACGAGCGATATCCAGAAGATCGTGATCGCCCGGAACATCGTGAAGGAGTACCCGGTCTAG
- the ccrA gene encoding crotonyl-CoA carboxylase/reductase, producing MTTETLKDLYEIGEMPPLGHVPKKMYAQVIRQSRFGQPTQAFQVEVIDVPEIGPDDVLVYVMAAGVNYNNVWAGLGVPVDVIAARQKEGQPWDHHIGGSDASGIIWKVGSNVTNWKVGDEVVIHCGTWDVHAPEIKAGLDPMYHPSYRIWGYETTWGSFAQFTKVQAHQCMPKAPHLTWEEAAAPTLVGATAYRMLFGWPPHTVQEGDVVLVWGGAGGLGSMAIQLAAQVGAKPIAVVSSESKYDFCKRLGAVGCINRKAFDHWGRLPDWTDNESMAKFTAGARAFGKAIWDILGERKNPRIVFEHPGQDTVPTSIFVCDTGGMVVICAGTTGYNADVDLRYLWMRQKRLQGSHFANDEQAYAFNDLVVAGKIDPCLSRVFKFEETGLCHQLMYENRHPDGNMAILVGAPREGLKTLKGA from the coding sequence ATGACGACCGAAACCCTTAAGGACCTCTACGAAATCGGCGAGATGCCCCCGCTCGGCCATGTGCCGAAGAAGATGTACGCGCAGGTTATCCGGCAGTCGCGCTTCGGCCAGCCGACCCAGGCGTTCCAAGTCGAGGTGATCGACGTGCCCGAGATCGGGCCGGACGACGTGCTGGTGTACGTGATGGCCGCGGGCGTGAACTACAACAACGTCTGGGCAGGCCTCGGCGTTCCGGTCGACGTGATTGCAGCCCGGCAGAAGGAAGGCCAGCCGTGGGACCACCACATCGGCGGCTCGGATGCTTCCGGCATCATCTGGAAGGTCGGGTCGAACGTCACGAACTGGAAGGTTGGCGACGAGGTCGTGATCCACTGCGGCACGTGGGACGTGCACGCGCCCGAGATCAAGGCCGGGCTCGACCCGATGTACCACCCGAGCTATCGCATTTGGGGGTACGAGACGACGTGGGGTTCGTTCGCGCAGTTCACGAAGGTGCAGGCGCACCAGTGCATGCCGAAGGCACCGCACCTCACCTGGGAAGAGGCAGCTGCGCCGACGCTGGTTGGGGCGACGGCCTACCGGATGCTCTTCGGCTGGCCGCCGCACACGGTGCAGGAAGGGGATGTGGTTCTGGTGTGGGGCGGGGCCGGCGGCCTCGGTTCGATGGCGATCCAGCTGGCCGCGCAGGTCGGCGCAAAGCCGATCGCAGTGGTGTCGAGCGAGTCGAAGTACGACTTCTGCAAGCGGCTCGGGGCCGTGGGCTGCATCAACCGGAAGGCGTTCGACCATTGGGGCCGGCTGCCCGACTGGACGGACAACGAATCGATGGCGAAGTTCACGGCGGGCGCGCGGGCCTTCGGCAAGGCGATCTGGGACATCCTCGGTGAGCGGAAGAACCCGCGCATCGTCTTCGAGCACCCCGGGCAGGACACCGTGCCGACCTCCATCTTCGTGTGCGACACGGGCGGGATGGTGGTGATCTGCGCGGGCACGACCGGCTACAACGCCGACGTCGACCTGCGCTACCTGTGGATGCGGCAGAAGCGGCTCCAGGGCTCGCACTTTGCGAATGACGAGCAGGCCTACGCGTTCAACGACCTGGTAGTGGCCGGGAAAATCGACCCGTGCCTCTCGCGCGTGTTCAAGTTCGAAGAGACAGGGCTGTGCCACCAGCTGATGTACGAGAACCGGCACCCGGACGGGAACATGGCGATCCTCGTCGGCGCGCCGCGTGAAGGGCTGAAGACGCTCAAAGGGGCCTGA
- a CDS encoding heme o synthase, whose translation MTAELVFPARASLTTTVRNYITLTKPRVISLLLVTTVPAMVVAAGGWPGTWLVLATLIGGATSAAGANVINCWYDRDIDAIMRRTRERPTVTGAIPPGHALAFGIALGAGAFFFLWATTTFAAAVLALTALLFYVFVYTIWLKRRTPQNIVIGGAAGAFPPVVGWAAVTGDAPLAAWVMFAIVFFWTPPHFWALSLRLEGDYSRAGVPMLPVTDGPERTRVEIFRYAVLLIPVTLLLAPAAGLGWVYASAAAVLGGWFAWVTWRLWRRPASIAPIRVYKISMLYLALLFVAMGVDAAL comes from the coding sequence ATGACGGCTGAGCTGGTGTTCCCGGCACGGGCATCGCTGACGACAACGGTCCGCAACTACATCACGCTGACCAAGCCGCGCGTGATCTCGCTGCTGCTGGTGACGACGGTGCCGGCGATGGTGGTGGCTGCCGGGGGCTGGCCGGGGACGTGGCTGGTGCTTGCGACGCTGATTGGCGGTGCGACGTCAGCGGCGGGAGCGAACGTCATCAACTGCTGGTACGACCGGGACATCGACGCCATCATGCGGCGGACGCGGGAGCGTCCCACCGTAACGGGGGCCATCCCGCCCGGGCATGCGCTCGCCTTCGGCATCGCGCTCGGCGCGGGGGCGTTCTTTTTCCTGTGGGCAACTACGACGTTCGCGGCGGCGGTGCTGGCGCTGACAGCACTGCTGTTTTACGTCTTCGTGTACACCATCTGGCTGAAGCGGCGGACGCCGCAGAACATCGTCATCGGCGGGGCAGCCGGGGCGTTTCCGCCGGTTGTCGGCTGGGCAGCGGTGACGGGCGATGCTCCGCTGGCAGCCTGGGTGATGTTCGCCATCGTGTTCTTCTGGACGCCGCCGCACTTCTGGGCGCTCTCCCTCCGGCTCGAAGGCGACTATTCGCGGGCGGGCGTCCCTATGCTGCCGGTGACGGACGGTCCGGAGCGGACGCGGGTCGAGATCTTCCGGTACGCCGTGCTGCTGATCCCGGTGACGCTGCTCCTGGCCCCGGCTGCCGGGCTCGGGTGGGTTTACGCGTCGGCGGCGGCCGTCCTGGGGGGGTGGTTCGCCTGGGTCACGTGGCGGTTGTGGCGGCGCCCGGCATCGATTGCGCCAATTCGGGTCTACAAGATTTCGATGCTCTACCTCGCACTGCTGTTCGTGGCGATGGGGGTCGACGCGGCCCTCTAG